The Eurosta solidaginis isolate ZX-2024a chromosome 4, ASM4086904v1, whole genome shotgun sequence genome includes a window with the following:
- the RpL22 gene encoding large ribosomal subunit protein eL22: MAPTAKTNKGDKSATKPGEKKTATPAAAAAKGKVEKPKAEAKPAAAAAKNAKKTPVAVKEVKSAAKSTAAAKPAPVKDAKKAAAAAAPKKDTKVAAPAKDAKKSVPAAAKPVAPAKKLEPAKAAATATATAPTDKAKAPVTKPAAAKPPRKTVTAAAATAAGKVGKKNVLRGKGIKKKKVSLRFGIDCTNIAEDNIMDVADFEKYIKARLKVNGKVNNLGNNVTFERVKMKLYVNSDVHFSKAYLKYLTKRYLKKNSLRDWIRVVSNDKESYELRYFRISSNDDEDEDAE, from the exons ATGGCACCCACT GCTAAAACCAACAAAGGTGACAAATCCGCCACTAAACCGGGTGAAAAGAAGACTGCAACACCAGCTGCTGCCGCTGCTAAAGGCAAAGTTGAAAAGCCCAAGGCTGAAGCTAAACCCGCTGCAGCTGCAGCCAAAAATGCAAAGAAAACGCCCGTAGCTGTCAAGGAAGTGAAATCGGCTGCCAAATCAACCGCTGCTGCTAAACCAGCACCTGTCAAGGATGCAAAGAAGGCTGCTGCAGCTGCCGCACCTAAGAAAGATACCAAGGTTGCCGCCCCTGCTAAGGATGCGAAAAAATCCGTACCAGCTGCTGCTAAACCTGTAGCGCCAGCCAAAAAACTTGAGCCAGCTAAAGCTGCTGCTACCGCCACTGCTACGGCACCAACTGACAAGGCAAAAGCTCCAGTAACAAAGCCGGCTGCCGCCAAACCCCCACGTAAAACTGTAACGGCTGCTGCTGCTACGGCCGCCGGTAAAGTTGGAAAGAAGAACGTGCTGCGTGGCAAGGGCATCAAGAAGAAGAAGGTTTCCCTACGTTTTGGCATTGATTGCACTAACATTGCTGAGGATAACATAATGGATGTTGCCGATTTT GAGAAGTACATTAAGGCCCGCCTAAAGGTAAATGGCAAAGTAAACAATCTTGGCAACAATGTTACATTCGAGCGTGTAAAGATGAAGTTGTACGTAAACTCAGATGTACACTTTTCAAAGGCTTATCTGAAATACCTGACAAAGCGTTATTTGAAGAAGAACAGTTTGCGTGATTGGATTCGAGTGGTGTCGAATGATAAGGAGTCATATGAACTCCGTTACTTCAGAATCAGCTCCAACGACGATGAAGATGAGGATGCCGAGTAA